TGCTGGTGGCCGAGAACATGCGGGCCCGCACCGGCAAGCGGGGCGGCTTCGCCAAGGGCAGCGCCTCGGCGCTCCGCACCGGGCGCGGGATGACCAGTGTGGTGATGTTCATCCTGGTGCCGCAAGTGAGCTTGAAGAAGCGCCTCGACGTGGACGGCGTCGCCGAGCGGTGGGCTTCGGCGCTGCCGGAGCTGATCGTTTGTAATTGGTAGCGTGTTCATCTGGCAGAACGTTCACTTGGAGTTTGATTGCGGCGCCCTTGCGCCGCACCGCAGCATACCTATCGTTTGACGTACAGGAATCCTGAAATTATAACCAAATCATATATCCTTTCGGATAAGCTGCCTTTGGGGGAGACGGCTTATTCTCCGCATGTGGAGACACGATGCTCTCGGCTACTCTCAACCCCCGTCGATCCATACGAGCTCATTTGGCAATTCTGATCGCAGCCTTTCTTTTGCCTGCAGTCATTGGAATTAGCTATTTTGTCGGGTCACGATCTGTGTCGCAGATGCAGGCAGACAAGGGAATGCTGCTCTCGGAAGCAGCTATCCAGTTGGCGGCTCACATGGACACCGGCCTGTACGAGCGTTGGCGTGAAATCCAAGTTTTCGCTGGAATGGCAGAGATCGTCGATCCAAAAGCCCCCCTGGCTCGGAAAAAGCAGCTACTCGAAACATTGAAGAATAGCTACCCGAACTATGCATGGATTGGATTCACGGATACGGAAGGAAATATTCTGGCCGGAACCGGAGGGATGCTCGAGGGAAAGAGCGTTGCTCAGAGAAGCTGGTTCCAAGAAGGGAAGAAAGGTCCATTTCTCGGTGATGTGCATGACGCATTTTTACTCGCAAAGCTAATCCCTCGAGACCCAAAAGACCCTCTTCCGCTGCGACTTCTAGACGTTTCTGCCCCTTTAATTTCTGCTGATGGCGTTTTTCTCGGAGTTCTCTGTGGGCATCTGAGCTGGGATTGGTCCAGAGAAATCAAAGCGCAAAGTCTAGCCCCTTTGCAGCAGCGGAACCTGACCGGCGTACATATCCTGAACCATGAGGGAAAGACCGTTCTTGGCACCGGTGATGTTGCATCCTGGCCTGATGTCTCAAATGTTCCCAGTGTGGCTTCAGCAAAGCAAGGTATGCACGGATGGACGATAGAGAATTGGCCTGACGGTAAGAGTTATTTGACAGGATATGCCCGTGCCAAAGGGACCATGGGATCACCTGGCCTAGGCTGGATTATCCTCATCCATCAACCAGTAGACGAGGCATTTGCTGATGCGGTTTTGTTTCGCAATCAAGTGATGATTGTTGGCTTTCTGGTTGCTGTTGGCGCTGCGGCGTGGCTATGGCTAGCGCTTGGGCGCACAATACGTCCGTTGACGCGAATTGCTGAAATTGCTGACCGAATTCAAAAGGGGGAGGCAGTTGCTCAAATTCCTATAATAGATGGGAGGAGCGAAGCCCATATTCTTTCCGTATCACTGAACAGGCTGGTATCTACCCTGGCTGACCGGAACGCTGATTTAGCGGCGGCCAACACGGCACTTGAGGACGATATTCGACGGCGGGAGGCCTTGGAACAGGAGCTTCGCCTCGCCGCAACCTATTATGAAGCCAGTGCCGAGGGCATTGTCGTCACCGTGGCAGATGGAACAATCGCATCAGTCAATGATGCCTTTTGCCGGATTACAGGGTACCAGCGCCATGAAGTCCTTGGGAAGACAACCTCATTGCTCAAATCCGGGGTTCAAGACGATGAATTCTATGCGGATATGTGGCAGCTTTTGCGGGATACAGGGCACTGGGAAGGTGAAATCTGGAACCGACGGAAGGATGGTAGGACATTTCCAGAATATCTGACCATAAATGCGGTTCGACGTGATGGAGAAATCACCCACTATGTTGCTCAGTTTTCCGATCTAAGTGACAGGAAAGCAGCAGAAGAAAAAATAGTTCAGCTTTCAACGCATGACACTCTCACCGGCTTACCTAAGCGCATTGTCGCCATGGAGCGGCTTTCAGGCTTGATCAGCGAGGCTCGCCGCGATGGACGGCTTGTGGCCCTGATCTACGTTAATCTGGATGGGCTGAACCGTGTCAATGATGCTCTCGGGCACCATGGCGGTGACAGGGTTCTCGTAGAAACTGCACAGCGTCTTCGCCAATTGCTGCAGCCAGCTGATGCGCTCGCCCGGCTTGGAGGGGATGAGTTTCTTATTATCAGCAGCCGATTTATGGTCATGGCTGAGGCCGAGGCCCTTGCTCGCCAGATTCTTGACGCATGCTCTCAAGCGTTTTTTGTCGAT
This is a stretch of genomic DNA from Magnetospirillum gryphiswaldense MSR-1 v2. It encodes these proteins:
- a CDS encoding bifunctional diguanylate cyclase/phosphodiesterase, which translates into the protein MAILIAAFLLPAVIGISYFVGSRSVSQMQADKGMLLSEAAIQLAAHMDTGLYERWREIQVFAGMAEIVDPKAPLARKKQLLETLKNSYPNYAWIGFTDTEGNILAGTGGMLEGKSVAQRSWFQEGKKGPFLGDVHDAFLLAKLIPRDPKDPLPLRLLDVSAPLISADGVFLGVLCGHLSWDWSREIKAQSLAPLQQRNLTGVHILNHEGKTVLGTGDVASWPDVSNVPSVASAKQGMHGWTIENWPDGKSYLTGYARAKGTMGSPGLGWIILIHQPVDEAFADAVLFRNQVMIVGFLVAVGAAAWLWLALGRTIRPLTRIAEIADRIQKGEAVAQIPIIDGRSEAHILSVSLNRLVSTLADRNADLAAANTALEDDIRRREALEQELRLAATYYEASAEGIVVTVADGTIASVNDAFCRITGYQRHEVLGKTTSLLKSGVQDDEFYADMWQLLRDTGHWEGEIWNRRKDGRTFPEYLTINAVRRDGEITHYVAQFSDLSDRKAAEEKIVQLSTHDTLTGLPKRIVAMERLSGLISEARRDGRLVALIYVNLDGLNRVNDALGHHGGDRVLVETAQRLRQLLQPADALARLGGDEFLIISSRFMVMAEAEALARQILDACSQAFFVDEKDTYLTARIGIAFYPRDGEDPLELIRNSHAASVRAKEQGGNIYRIFTRDMDDEAVARHALDAELRQAMNSDDQFKVFYQPLVNAQSGRIIGAEALVRWFNPTRGLVPPDRFIPLAESNGLIVPMGRKILATACADGARFRKHIGSNFFMAVNVAAAQCADPGFLETVSKCLSDAKLPPHCLEVEITERTVVGNNPTITAFMTALREAESKLSIDDFGTGYSALSYLRQYPFTTLKIDRSFVMGIGDVEQDDALVLAIIHMAHALGLEVIAEGVETTEQQEFLRDAGCETLQGYLLGKPMPADEFMALVQKA